In Cryptosporangium phraense, one genomic interval encodes:
- a CDS encoding exopolyphosphatase: MSYRLVTRSDFDGLVCAVLLRMLDLVDEITFVHPKDVQDGSVEITDRDILTNLPYAPGAHLVFDHHHSETLRTGGTAANHIIDPDAPSAARVVFDHYGGKERFPDVSDEIMDAVDRADSAQYDIKEVLDPTGWTLLNFLMDSRTGLGRFRQFRISNYQLMMKLIDACIEHTDVEDILDLPDVAERADLFNAHHKFFVDQLNRVGTMHGDVVVLDLREEETIYAGNRFLVYALYPQARVSIHVMWGRQKQNTVLACGKSILDRTSPVDIGSVMLKYGGGGHVAAGTCQVPHEDSERVLAEIIDAVSAPRAVGAGR, from the coding sequence ATGTCGTACCGCCTGGTGACCCGCAGCGACTTCGACGGCCTGGTCTGCGCGGTGCTGCTGCGCATGCTCGATCTCGTCGACGAGATCACGTTCGTGCACCCCAAGGACGTCCAGGACGGCTCGGTCGAGATCACCGATCGGGACATCCTGACGAACCTGCCGTACGCGCCCGGCGCGCACCTGGTCTTCGACCACCACCACTCGGAGACGCTACGCACCGGCGGCACCGCCGCGAACCACATCATCGACCCGGACGCGCCCTCGGCCGCCCGGGTCGTCTTCGATCACTACGGGGGCAAGGAGCGGTTCCCCGACGTCTCGGACGAGATCATGGATGCGGTCGACCGCGCCGACTCGGCCCAGTACGACATCAAGGAGGTGCTCGACCCGACCGGCTGGACGCTGCTCAACTTCCTGATGGACAGCCGCACCGGGCTCGGGCGGTTCCGCCAGTTCCGGATCTCGAACTACCAGCTGATGATGAAGCTGATCGACGCCTGCATCGAGCACACCGACGTCGAGGACATCCTCGACCTCCCGGACGTCGCCGAGCGCGCCGACCTGTTCAACGCCCACCACAAGTTCTTCGTCGACCAGCTCAACCGGGTCGGGACCATGCACGGCGACGTCGTCGTGCTCGACCTGCGCGAGGAGGAGACGATCTACGCGGGCAACCGCTTCCTGGTCTACGCGCTGTACCCGCAGGCCCGGGTCTCGATTCACGTGATGTGGGGGCGGCAGAAGCAGAACACGGTGCTGGCCTGCGGCAAGTCGATCCTCGACCGCACCTCGCCGGTCGACATCGGGTCGGTGATGCTCAAGTACGGCGGTGGCGGCCACGTCGCGGCCGGCACCTGCCAGGTTCCGCACGAGGACTCCGAGCGGGTGCTCGCCGAGATCATCGACGCGGTCAGCGCGCCCCGGGCCGTCGGCGCCGGGCGTTAG
- a CDS encoding winged helix DNA-binding domain-containing protein — protein MPIVEAVEHLGGLQAQTPHSWYLGLGARLSGITPLDVSALLEDRSLVRVALHRSTIHLVSARDCLAWRPLIQPVIVRSTATIYARRLAGADVAELTDVGRAALEEQPLTFAALEKILAERWPEADPHALSATVRAQLPLIQVPPRGTWGPAGPVSGPIAHTTAAAWLGDPPAPAGPEELIRRYLGAFGPAGVKDAQTWTGLTRLREVFDRLRPSLVTFTDDDGRELFDLPDAPRPGADTPAPVRLLYDFDNVHLSYAERTRFGTVPKLGGKNGVLPGTILVDGVVQGIWTLTRSRSGATLTVRPVTKWARGDASAIEAEATTMLKWAADGGTYEVGEPL, from the coding sequence ATGCCGATCGTCGAGGCGGTGGAGCACCTCGGCGGGCTGCAGGCGCAGACGCCGCACTCCTGGTACCTCGGGCTGGGCGCGCGGCTGTCCGGCATCACCCCGCTCGACGTCTCGGCGTTGCTGGAAGACCGCAGCCTGGTGCGGGTCGCGCTGCACCGGTCGACGATCCACCTGGTCTCGGCGCGGGACTGCCTGGCCTGGCGGCCGCTGATCCAGCCGGTGATCGTCCGGTCGACGGCGACGATCTACGCCCGCCGGCTCGCGGGCGCAGACGTTGCCGAGCTCACCGACGTCGGGCGGGCCGCCCTGGAGGAGCAGCCGCTGACGTTCGCGGCGCTGGAGAAGATCCTGGCCGAGCGCTGGCCGGAGGCCGACCCGCACGCGCTCTCGGCCACGGTCCGGGCCCAGCTCCCGCTGATCCAGGTGCCGCCCCGCGGCACCTGGGGTCCGGCCGGCCCGGTGAGCGGGCCGATCGCGCACACGACGGCCGCGGCCTGGCTCGGGGATCCGCCGGCCCCGGCGGGCCCGGAGGAGCTGATCCGCCGCTACCTGGGTGCGTTCGGTCCGGCCGGGGTCAAGGACGCGCAGACCTGGACCGGTCTGACCCGGCTCCGCGAGGTGTTCGACCGGCTGCGGCCGTCCCTGGTGACGTTCACCGACGACGACGGCCGGGAGCTGTTCGACCTGCCCGACGCCCCGCGGCCCGGCGCCGACACCCCGGCGCCGGTGCGGTTGCTCTACGACTTCGACAATGTGCACCTGTCGTACGCCGAGCGCACCCGGTTCGGGACCGTGCCGAAGCTCGGCGGCAAGAACGGGGTGCTGCCCGGCACGATCCTGGTCGACGGCGTCGTCCAGGGCATCTGGACGCTGACCCGGTCCCGCTCCGGTGCGACGCTGACCGTGCGTCCGGTGACGAAATGGGCGCGCGGGGACGCGTCCGCCATCGAAGCGGAGGCCACGACGATGCTGAAGTGGGCCGCCGACGGCGGCACCTATGAGGTGGGTGAGCCGCTCTAA
- a CDS encoding substrate-binding domain-containing protein, translating into MARGRHRSAAVLRQQASLSSAARPRRRWLPPPWLAATIVIVVVLASFGVGYALRAGDCSGDPVVLSVVTSPDQQNVVRGLASSWEREKHSFDGHCGAIAVRGEESATVGQSLSPTQNGAATSQRVDVWMPDSSTWVTATAARSGMAKLFAYDRPSIATSPIVMAAPRPMADALGWPNRPISWMQLALQRIGGRTWKDYGHPEWGALRLGIGDPRQSMAALGTLLSVVDADTDTQVDENELHNALLLARADTLQKATSAAFVQTLRTSADPDGMLAASGPFPATEQQVAAYDVDNPAVPLTAIHPTEGTIFADYPYVTLAASWVDPVRQEIAGSFLELLQGRTGREAYGKAGFRDPERTTRYVQGFEPVQGMGSPAGDARPLPNDEAIVKTVVFWTALQRKANVLATVDTSGSMADPAPDRSGPRIKVVQEACIRAITLFSPESGVGLWKFSTDLKGKQDYQQLVPMGPVGGTLPGSTTPRRVALETAIRRDLKPHGWTALYNTIDAAYRQVQANYQPGRLNLLVLLTDGKNETPGGLTRPQLVARLRAAMKPDRPVQVIAIGFGAGADLRELREITSAVGGKAYSADSGSDIDQIFLSTLTGR; encoded by the coding sequence ATGGCGCGTGGTCGGCACCGTAGTGCGGCTGTCCTCCGGCAGCAGGCATCCCTCTCGTCCGCGGCGCGTCCGCGTCGTCGCTGGCTGCCCCCGCCCTGGCTGGCCGCGACGATCGTGATCGTGGTGGTGCTCGCCTCGTTCGGGGTCGGGTACGCGTTACGGGCCGGGGACTGCTCCGGCGATCCGGTGGTGCTGTCGGTGGTGACGTCACCGGACCAGCAGAACGTCGTCCGCGGGCTGGCGTCGTCGTGGGAACGCGAGAAGCACTCGTTCGACGGGCACTGCGGCGCGATCGCCGTGCGCGGCGAGGAGTCGGCGACGGTCGGGCAGTCGCTCTCGCCGACCCAGAACGGCGCCGCGACGAGCCAGCGGGTCGACGTCTGGATGCCCGACTCGTCGACCTGGGTGACGGCCACCGCGGCCCGCAGCGGCATGGCCAAGCTGTTCGCCTACGACCGGCCGAGCATCGCGACCTCGCCGATCGTGATGGCCGCTCCGCGGCCGATGGCCGACGCGCTGGGCTGGCCCAACCGGCCGATCTCGTGGATGCAGCTCGCGCTGCAACGGATCGGCGGCCGGACCTGGAAGGACTACGGGCACCCGGAGTGGGGCGCGCTGCGCCTCGGGATCGGCGATCCCCGGCAGTCGATGGCCGCGCTCGGCACGCTGCTGTCGGTCGTCGACGCGGACACCGACACCCAGGTTGACGAGAACGAGCTGCACAACGCGCTGCTGCTGGCCCGGGCCGACACGCTGCAGAAGGCGACGTCGGCGGCGTTCGTGCAGACGCTGCGCACCAGCGCCGACCCCGACGGCATGCTCGCCGCGTCGGGCCCGTTCCCGGCCACCGAGCAGCAGGTCGCCGCGTACGACGTCGACAACCCGGCGGTGCCGCTGACCGCGATCCATCCCACCGAGGGGACGATCTTTGCCGACTACCCGTACGTGACGCTGGCCGCGTCCTGGGTCGACCCGGTCCGGCAGGAGATCGCGGGCAGCTTCCTCGAGCTGCTGCAGGGCCGCACCGGCCGGGAGGCGTACGGAAAGGCCGGGTTCCGTGACCCCGAGCGCACGACCCGGTACGTCCAGGGGTTCGAGCCGGTGCAGGGGATGGGCAGCCCGGCCGGTGACGCCCGCCCGCTGCCGAACGACGAGGCGATCGTCAAGACCGTCGTGTTCTGGACCGCTCTGCAGCGCAAGGCGAACGTGCTGGCGACCGTCGACACGTCCGGGTCGATGGCCGATCCGGCGCCGGACAGGTCGGGCCCGCGGATCAAGGTCGTGCAGGAGGCCTGCATCCGGGCGATCACGCTGTTCAGCCCGGAGTCGGGCGTCGGGCTGTGGAAGTTCTCGACCGACCTCAAGGGCAAGCAGGACTACCAGCAGCTCGTGCCGATGGGGCCGGTCGGCGGGACGCTGCCGGGCTCCACGACCCCGCGCCGGGTCGCGCTCGAGACCGCGATCCGCCGCGATCTGAAGCCGCACGGCTGGACCGCGCTCTACAACACGATCGACGCCGCCTACCGGCAGGTGCAGGCCAACTACCAGCCCGGCCGGCTCAACCTGCTGGTGCTGCTCACCGACGGCAAGAACGAGACGCCGGGCGGCCTGACCCGTCCGCAGCTGGTGGCCCGGCTGCGGGCCGCGATGAAGCCCGACCGGCCGGTCCAGGTGATCGCGATCGGCTTCGGCGCAGGCGCCGACCTGCGAGAACTGCGCGAGATCACGTCGGCTGTCGGAGGTAAGGCCTACTCTGCCGACAGTGGGAGCGACATCGACCAGATCTTCCTTTCGACGTTGACGGGGCGGTAG
- a CDS encoding cutinase family protein: MSVSTRVSRLWCLSLLCLCWVVPVGAVPAAATDSGCGDVTVVFARGSGQRLGQRESAAFLTSFSARLGVDVRATAYELGTASYGGARYPAVGVGVNSSDAFANLLDAASFWTGNEGGRYRASVASGVAELRAYVGSRLAACPGERVVLAGYSQGAQVVGDALPGLPRDRVAYVGLFGDPKLSLPEGRGVFPAACRGRSLSPWRRGSVGCYTDNGVLDARSPYVPRDVEGRVGSWCDRDDPVCNSNLADFRHSTHGSYARPGNAVDQAARESAVAVRAALGKRGQKIDVTVSGPSPALSARPGTAVVPVSAARRGEGPTASAAPSPPGSGPATPSPSGSPAPSGSPGPAVGGADSGASGEPGEAGARRGRAGRPAAALAIDEYWAAPGTSVRFDASASELPVGAYRWDFDGDGVVDRTTTTPVVDHVYLRAFSGRAWLRLTAADGAELMTSARMHVDRAGLAPRLPSAPDAVTVRAAHGERGAVVRWEAPAAPRAAAWRIHDADGRLLAHVPPSVRQVDLAALPDRTTTLTVEAVNEYGSSAPSPAAPRGAGSSRFGKAVPAADVGGGLRGSEGGGPAAAAAPAPAGPPPRLTTGLVAVAVAFLLTTTGALWFWLLRTRFEPCSAAGRHRRKRWQKSQ, encoded by the coding sequence ATGTCTGTGTCCACCCGTGTGTCGAGGCTCTGGTGTCTCAGCCTGCTGTGCCTGTGCTGGGTCGTGCCGGTCGGCGCCGTGCCGGCGGCGGCCACGGACTCCGGCTGCGGCGACGTCACGGTCGTGTTCGCGCGGGGCTCGGGGCAGCGGCTCGGCCAGCGGGAGAGCGCCGCGTTCCTGACGTCGTTCTCGGCCCGGCTGGGCGTGGACGTCCGGGCGACCGCGTACGAACTCGGTACGGCGAGCTACGGCGGCGCCCGGTACCCGGCCGTCGGCGTGGGCGTGAACAGCAGCGACGCGTTCGCGAACCTGCTGGACGCGGCCTCGTTCTGGACCGGCAACGAGGGCGGGCGGTACCGGGCGTCGGTGGCGTCCGGGGTGGCCGAGCTGCGGGCCTACGTGGGGTCGCGGCTGGCCGCCTGCCCGGGCGAGCGGGTCGTGTTGGCCGGGTACTCGCAGGGTGCGCAGGTGGTCGGGGACGCGTTGCCGGGGTTGCCGCGGGACCGGGTGGCGTACGTCGGGCTGTTCGGGGACCCGAAGCTGTCGCTGCCCGAGGGGCGGGGCGTGTTCCCGGCGGCGTGCCGGGGGCGGTCGCTCTCGCCGTGGCGCCGGGGGAGCGTGGGTTGCTACACCGACAACGGGGTGCTGGACGCCCGCTCGCCGTACGTCCCCCGGGACGTCGAGGGGCGGGTGGGGTCGTGGTGCGACCGGGACGATCCGGTGTGCAACAGCAACCTGGCCGACTTCCGGCACTCGACGCACGGGTCGTACGCGAGGCCGGGGAACGCGGTGGACCAGGCTGCTCGCGAGTCGGCGGTGGCGGTGCGGGCCGCGCTCGGGAAGCGCGGCCAGAAGATCGACGTGACGGTGAGCGGCCCGTCCCCGGCCCTTTCGGCCCGGCCGGGGACGGCCGTGGTTCCGGTGAGTGCGGCTCGCCGTGGTGAGGGTCCGACGGCGAGTGCTGCGCCTTCGCCGCCGGGGAGCGGGCCGGCGACCCCTTCGCCGTCGGGGTCGCCGGCGCCGTCCGGATCGCCGGGTCCCGCGGTCGGCGGGGCGGATTCCGGGGCGTCGGGTGAGCCGGGGGAGGCCGGCGCGCGGCGGGGTCGCGCCGGTCGGCCGGCCGCCGCGCTCGCGATCGACGAGTACTGGGCCGCGCCGGGCACGTCGGTGCGGTTCGACGCGTCGGCGTCGGAGCTGCCGGTCGGCGCGTACCGCTGGGACTTCGACGGCGACGGCGTCGTCGACCGCACGACCACGACCCCGGTCGTCGACCACGTCTACCTCCGGGCGTTCAGCGGCCGGGCCTGGCTCCGCTTGACCGCGGCCGACGGCGCCGAGCTCATGACGTCGGCACGAATGCACGTCGACCGGGCCGGACTGGCGCCGCGGCTGCCGTCCGCGCCGGACGCGGTGACGGTCCGGGCCGCGCACGGCGAGCGGGGCGCGGTGGTCCGGTGGGAGGCGCCGGCGGCGCCGCGGGCCGCCGCCTGGCGGATCCACGACGCGGACGGCCGGCTCCTCGCGCACGTGCCGCCGTCGGTCCGGCAGGTCGACCTGGCCGCGCTCCCGGACCGGACCACGACGCTGACCGTCGAGGCGGTCAACGAGTACGGCAGCAGCGCGCCCTCGCCGGCGGCGCCCCGCGGCGCGGGGTCCTCCCGCTTCGGGAAGGCGGTCCCGGCGGCCGACGTCGGTGGCGGCCTCCGCGGCTCCGAGGGTGGCGGTCCGGCTGCGGCCGCGGCCCCGGCCCCGGCCGGCCCGCCTCCGCGGCTCACGACCGGTCTGGTCGCGGTTGCGGTCGCGTTCCTGCTGACGACGACCGGCGCGCTGTGGTTCTGGCTCCTGCGGACGCGATTCGAGCCGTGCAGCGCAGCCGGGCGGCATCGGCGAAAGCGCTGGCAAAAAAGTCAGTGA
- a CDS encoding diguanylate cyclase produces MSLDRHDDASVLFGLDRLRAIAGTADSSALLSEAADDARITVVLGDRPAAVGPPEVPSVETVVDARAAASAKAAQASAGYEILGELGRGSRTIAYRVRRGDGVYAMKVPREWSAEGAEQDARAFRREAALLACVAHPGLARIHEVGTTDGRPYLVMDLVEGDRLTDVLADGPLDVGTLLAIGIDVADALAAAHRAGLVHRDIKPENILVKTGQWAPQAKVIDFGLAARLGAPQDGTVAGTMLYCAPEQSGMLNRPVDGRADLYALGAVLFECATGAPPFDSDDVGSLLRMHASVPPPDPLAARRDLPPLLGAIISTLLAKDPDDRYRSGAGLAADLRRLVAGETRFALGTADRTAESSTEAPFVGREAELGALAARWQRVLDEGAGGAVLVTGPTGSGKSRLTAELTAAVTAGRGLVLSGKCDVDAPVPLAPLRAALDRYVAEIYALPPARRVAASVDLTAAAGPAASLLHALSPRLGELLDVVPDDRDQPLPGAVAGFLAGLARSAGGLILHLDDVHWMDDATGRVLRQLADELPAAPILVLMTAREKPAAVFGPALDTTIRLEPLPADAIAELVRGITGGITISPGAAAALAARSDGNPFTLLQFLNAIVDAGLARPSWGTWQIDSDLLHDVELPVDAVELVLERLRGLDAESRQLLGVAAALGPHFDPGLVAEVGRIARRRAIEVASAAAWRHLLERRDGDNFQFLHDRIREALLAQFDPATLRSVHARIADVLAASDDPSPATVYALARHRQQADDGRPSPGLYEACAAAGRLALAEQAPSEAAGFLEQAAAAAARARISPDSAFLQTLARAQHRMGRFRDALATLEAARRATHDPMERARLLALTAQVHDSTWATGRQSFAIESALAELGRPLPANKFVLIASTLGLALLGTLMSVVRIGYGTARGAQRDLYCLLTELYDIGALAYARQLRPDVSLAYTLRRIYLTARIGRGPESARLNVTAAHLSFIVGLRRYGRWLTRRAHRTAESVGDPQLIAFVDWLEAMDCQFFGFDQGERVREVLAGRARWLDAGYRIDLLSVLCWDTLMRGDLTGAEDVFARRQVLVDSSDGTLNTTVHACQVGLLALQGRPAEAAAQLARMRATNGTERWEQVDLSYAQMLSAVEQGDVGPAFDEAAGALTASGVQWWALIPIQRGLYVYQAYGRIEQVRSATAATRPERLRQARSAVRTLRLVANTPLLRAHHRVALAGLRLAEGRADRALRALNSAEPFIRAVDAPLVAFEAARTRARALTGVPGERDRQARYALALAVEQRWPHRARQLATEFGLEGASRFTVHQARSSDGVAVSLYRQRLDAIAQVGLAASRVLDPARLAAVALDETIRILGAERAFLFLVDESGHLRPHGGRNASRDDLPTLTGYSATLVERVWQSRAALVMTGTEEGAALGAESVVLHGLRSIMVAPILLDGRLLGVVYLDSRVAKGIFTPDDVGVLTAITSHVAVALETARAAQLEAAVGDANRRRDLAEMLRDALAAITGILEPAPEQVLRRLLTVVFGVVGGDHGWLVQTSTDQSLVWVTSTTRTGRHHRTDDLAGIVAAVAAAEGLDAETDGPGFRMPTGSHPMAQDPDERLTALLETPSPVLSSANAPALVTRSLPGVRSWLALPLVAREERLGVLLFATDSPDGYDDGVAEIAGALVAQGMVAYENARLFTEVRRLATIDGLTGVANRRHFFELATQDVGISRRDSAAAWPIAAMMIDIDHFKRVNDAHGHQIGDEVIQVVAARLRQNGRGLGLLGRYGGEEFVLLLRAGAVEAARVAERLRAAIEEEPVPTSAGPLSVTISLGVTYLRDADLESDPSADALVSALLGRADRCLYLAKHAGRNRVHVG; encoded by the coding sequence GTGTCGCTCGACCGCCACGACGACGCGAGCGTCCTCTTCGGGCTCGACCGACTGCGTGCGATCGCCGGGACCGCCGACAGTTCGGCCCTGCTCTCCGAGGCCGCCGACGACGCACGGATCACCGTCGTGCTCGGCGACCGCCCGGCCGCCGTCGGACCGCCGGAGGTCCCCTCCGTCGAGACCGTGGTGGACGCCAGAGCCGCGGCGTCGGCGAAGGCCGCGCAGGCCTCCGCGGGCTACGAGATCCTCGGGGAACTCGGACGCGGCAGCCGCACGATCGCCTACCGGGTCCGGCGCGGCGACGGCGTCTACGCGATGAAAGTTCCCCGCGAGTGGTCGGCCGAGGGCGCCGAGCAGGACGCTCGGGCGTTCCGCCGGGAAGCCGCGCTGCTGGCCTGCGTCGCCCATCCCGGGCTGGCCCGGATCCACGAGGTCGGCACCACCGACGGGCGTCCGTACCTGGTGATGGACCTGGTCGAGGGCGACCGCCTGACCGACGTCCTGGCCGACGGGCCGCTCGACGTCGGCACGCTGCTGGCGATCGGCATCGACGTGGCCGACGCGCTGGCCGCCGCGCACCGGGCCGGGCTCGTGCACCGGGACATCAAACCCGAGAACATCTTGGTCAAGACCGGTCAGTGGGCCCCGCAGGCGAAGGTGATCGACTTCGGGCTGGCGGCCCGGCTCGGCGCACCGCAGGACGGCACGGTCGCCGGCACGATGCTCTACTGCGCTCCCGAGCAGTCCGGCATGCTCAACCGTCCGGTCGACGGCCGGGCCGACCTCTACGCGCTCGGCGCGGTGCTGTTCGAGTGCGCGACCGGCGCGCCGCCGTTCGACTCCGACGACGTCGGCTCGCTGCTGCGCATGCACGCGAGCGTGCCGCCGCCCGACCCGCTGGCCGCCCGCCGGGACCTGCCGCCGCTGCTCGGCGCGATCATCTCGACGCTGCTGGCGAAGGACCCCGACGACCGGTACCGCAGCGGCGCCGGGCTGGCCGCCGACCTGCGCCGGCTCGTCGCCGGCGAGACCCGGTTCGCGCTGGGCACCGCCGACCGCACGGCCGAGTCGTCCACCGAAGCGCCGTTCGTCGGCCGGGAGGCCGAACTCGGCGCGCTGGCCGCGCGCTGGCAGCGGGTGCTCGACGAGGGCGCGGGCGGCGCGGTGCTGGTCACCGGACCGACCGGCAGCGGCAAGAGCCGGCTGACCGCCGAGCTCACCGCGGCGGTGACCGCCGGCCGCGGCCTGGTGCTCTCGGGCAAGTGCGATGTGGACGCACCGGTGCCGCTGGCGCCACTGCGGGCCGCGCTCGACCGGTACGTCGCCGAGATCTACGCGCTGCCCCCGGCCCGGCGGGTGGCCGCGTCGGTCGACCTCACCGCGGCCGCCGGGCCGGCCGCCTCATTGCTGCACGCGCTCTCCCCCCGTCTCGGCGAGCTGCTGGACGTCGTCCCCGACGACCGCGACCAGCCGTTGCCGGGCGCGGTGGCCGGGTTCCTGGCCGGGCTCGCCCGCTCGGCCGGCGGCCTGATCCTGCACCTCGACGACGTGCACTGGATGGACGACGCCACCGGCCGGGTGCTGCGCCAGCTGGCCGACGAGTTACCGGCCGCGCCGATCCTCGTGCTGATGACCGCCCGGGAAAAGCCGGCGGCCGTCTTCGGGCCGGCGCTGGACACCACGATCCGCCTCGAGCCGCTGCCCGCCGACGCGATCGCCGAGCTGGTGCGGGGCATCACCGGTGGCATCACGATCAGCCCGGGCGCGGCGGCGGCGCTCGCCGCCCGCAGCGACGGCAACCCGTTCACGCTGCTGCAGTTCCTCAACGCGATCGTCGACGCGGGCCTGGCCCGGCCGTCCTGGGGCACCTGGCAGATCGACTCCGACCTGCTGCACGACGTCGAGCTGCCGGTCGACGCGGTCGAGCTGGTCCTCGAGCGGCTGCGCGGGCTCGACGCCGAGAGCAGGCAGCTGCTCGGGGTGGCCGCCGCGCTCGGCCCGCACTTCGACCCCGGCCTGGTCGCCGAGGTCGGGCGCATCGCCCGCCGCCGGGCGATCGAGGTGGCCAGCGCGGCCGCCTGGCGTCACCTGCTCGAACGTCGGGACGGCGACAACTTCCAGTTCCTGCACGACCGCATCCGCGAGGCGCTGCTGGCCCAGTTCGACCCGGCGACGCTGCGCAGCGTGCACGCCCGGATCGCCGACGTGCTCGCCGCGTCCGACGACCCGTCCCCGGCGACCGTGTACGCGCTGGCCCGGCACCGGCAGCAGGCCGACGACGGACGTCCGAGCCCGGGGCTGTACGAGGCCTGCGCCGCGGCCGGCCGGCTGGCGCTGGCCGAGCAGGCGCCGTCCGAGGCGGCCGGGTTCCTGGAGCAGGCCGCGGCCGCGGCCGCACGGGCCCGGATCAGCCCCGACTCGGCGTTCCTGCAGACGCTGGCCCGGGCCCAGCACCGGATGGGCCGGTTCCGGGACGCGCTGGCCACGCTCGAGGCCGCCCGCCGGGCCACCCACGACCCGATGGAGCGGGCCCGGCTGCTCGCGCTGACCGCCCAGGTCCACGACAGCACCTGGGCCACCGGCCGGCAGTCGTTCGCGATCGAGTCCGCGCTGGCCGAGCTCGGCCGCCCGCTGCCCGCCAACAAGTTCGTGCTGATCGCCTCGACGCTCGGCCTGGCGCTGCTCGGCACGCTGATGAGCGTCGTCCGGATCGGGTACGGCACCGCCCGGGGCGCGCAGCGGGATCTGTACTGCCTGCTCACCGAGCTCTACGACATCGGCGCGCTGGCCTACGCCCGGCAGCTGCGTCCGGACGTCTCGCTGGCCTACACGCTGCGCCGGATCTACCTGACCGCCCGGATCGGACGCGGCCCGGAGAGCGCCCGCCTGAACGTCACCGCGGCCCACCTGTCGTTCATCGTCGGGCTGCGCCGGTACGGGCGGTGGCTCACGCGCCGGGCGCACCGCACCGCCGAGTCGGTCGGCGACCCGCAGCTGATCGCGTTCGTCGACTGGCTGGAGGCGATGGACTGCCAGTTCTTCGGCTTCGACCAGGGCGAGCGGGTCCGCGAGGTGCTGGCCGGGCGGGCCCGCTGGCTCGACGCCGGGTACCGGATCGACCTGCTGTCGGTGCTCTGCTGGGACACGCTGATGCGCGGCGACCTGACCGGCGCCGAGGACGTGTTCGCCCGTCGGCAGGTGCTGGTCGACTCCAGCGACGGCACGCTGAACACCACCGTGCACGCCTGCCAGGTCGGGCTGCTCGCGCTGCAGGGGCGTCCGGCCGAGGCCGCCGCGCAGCTCGCCCGAATGCGGGCCACGAACGGCACCGAGCGCTGGGAGCAGGTCGACCTCAGCTACGCCCAAATGCTCTCCGCGGTCGAGCAGGGCGACGTCGGGCCCGCGTTCGACGAGGCCGCCGGCGCGCTCACCGCGTCCGGCGTCCAGTGGTGGGCGCTGATCCCGATCCAGCGCGGGCTCTACGTCTACCAGGCCTACGGCCGGATCGAGCAGGTCCGGTCGGCGACGGCCGCGACGCGGCCGGAGCGGCTCCGGCAGGCCCGGTCCGCGGTGCGGACGCTGCGGCTGGTCGCCAACACCCCGCTGCTCCGCGCGCACCACCGGGTCGCGCTCGCCGGTCTCCGCCTGGCCGAGGGCCGGGCCGACCGGGCACTGCGCGCGTTGAACTCGGCCGAGCCCTTCATCCGGGCGGTGGACGCTCCGCTGGTCGCGTTCGAGGCGGCCCGGACGCGGGCCCGGGCGCTGACCGGTGTTCCCGGTGAACGGGACCGTCAGGCCCGCTATGCGCTGGCGCTGGCCGTCGAGCAGCGCTGGCCGCACCGGGCCCGGCAGCTCGCGACCGAGTTCGGGCTGGAGGGCGCGTCCCGGTTCACCGTGCACCAGGCCCGCTCCAGCGACGGGGTCGCGGTCAGCCTGTACCGGCAGCGGCTGGACGCGATCGCGCAGGTCGGGCTGGCCGCGTCGCGGGTGCTCGACCCGGCCCGGCTGGCCGCGGTCGCGCTGGACGAGACGATCCGGATCCTCGGCGCCGAGCGGGCGTTCCTGTTCCTGGTCGACGAGTCCGGGCACCTGCGTCCGCACGGCGGGCGGAACGCGTCCCGCGACGACCTGCCCACCCTGACCGGGTACAGCGCGACGCTGGTCGAGCGGGTCTGGCAGAGCCGGGCCGCGCTGGTGATGACCGGCACCGAGGAGGGGGCCGCGCTCGGCGCCGAGAGCGTCGTCCTGCACGGGCTGCGCAGCATCATGGTTGCGCCGATCCTGCTCGACGGCCGGCTGCTCGGCGTCGTCTACCTCGACAGCCGGGTCGCGAAAGGGATCTTCACGCCGGACGACGTCGGGGTGCTCACCGCGATCACGTCGCACGTGGCGGTCGCGCTGGAGACCGCCAGGGCGGCGCAGCTCGAGGCCGCGGTCGGGGACGCGAACCGGCGGCGCGATCTGGCCGAGATGCTGAGGGACGCGCTGGCCGCGATCACCGGGATTCTGGAGCCGGCGCCCGAGCAGGTGCTGCGCCGGCTGCTGACCGTCGTGTTCGGAGTGGTCGGCGGGGATCACGGCTGGCTGGTGCAGACCTCGACCGATCAGTCGTTGGTGTGGGTCACGTCGACGACCCGCACCGGGCGGCACCACCGCACCGACGACCTGGCCGGCATCGTCGCCGCGGTCGCGGCCGCCGAGGGGCTCGACGCCGAGACCGACGGGCCGGGCTTCCGGATGCCGACCGGCTCGCACCCGATGGCCCAGGATCCCGACGAGCGGCTGACCGCGCTGCTGGAGACGCCTTCGCCGGTGTTGTCGTCGGCGAATGCTCCCGCGCTGGTGACCCGGTCGCTGCCGGGTGTGCGGTCGTGGCTGGCATTGCCGCTGGTCGCGAGGGAGGAGCGGCTGGGCGTCCTGCTGTTCGCCACCGACTCGCCGGACGGGTACGACGACGGCGTGGCCGAGATCGCCGGGGCACTGGTGGCGCAGGGCATGGTCGCGTACGAGAACGCACGGCTGTTCACCGAGGTGCGCCGGTTGGCCACGATCGACGGGCTGACCGGCGTCGCGAACCGGCGGCACTTCTTCGAGCTGGCCACGCAGGACG